One Serpentinicella alkaliphila DNA segment encodes these proteins:
- a CDS encoding glycosyltransferase, which yields MKIRILTVGTRGDVQPFVALGGRLVQCGHEVTICTAVNFKEFVESNGVSFSPVRVDFLELTQSEKGKKMMGGSPLEIFKNMKTLIFPMMERMLEDLWEASKDAEVLIYSPKAFGGYDIAEKLKIPVFLAHPIPIIAPTTLFTNPALPFSINNGFLNKISYKANSLIMASFFNIINKWRKETLGLKNKRTLFTNDLVIDGKLIPIIYGCSPTVIPFDNNWGSNVSMEGFWFLEDKEWEPPKELVRFLERGISPIAIGFSSMPLNNPLSVKRMFVEALERTGQRGIFISGWSGIKETEKNDNIFVIDSIPHSWLFPKTRGIIHHGGAGTTAAALQAGKPMLICPFSGDQPFWATQMKKIGVATFPLKENDMSVETFIDRIKELLNNKRLRDTAESIAIKINSEKGIEKTIKFIHEKIVMSNK from the coding sequence ATGAAAATAAGAATTCTTACTGTTGGTACAAGGGGAGACGTACAACCCTTTGTGGCACTAGGAGGTAGGCTAGTCCAATGTGGACATGAAGTAACTATATGTACGGCTGTGAATTTCAAAGAGTTTGTTGAGAGTAATGGAGTGTCTTTTTCACCAGTTAGAGTTGACTTTCTAGAGTTAACTCAATCAGAAAAAGGTAAGAAAATGATGGGTGGTAGTCCATTAGAAATATTTAAAAATATGAAAACTTTAATTTTTCCAATGATGGAAAGGATGTTAGAGGATTTATGGGAGGCCTCAAAAGATGCAGAGGTTTTGATCTATAGTCCAAAGGCATTTGGAGGGTATGATATTGCAGAAAAGCTTAAGATACCGGTATTTTTAGCTCATCCAATACCAATTATTGCTCCGACTACATTATTTACAAATCCAGCGCTCCCTTTCTCTATTAATAATGGATTTCTAAATAAAATTAGTTATAAAGCAAATTCTTTAATTATGGCTAGTTTCTTTAATATAATTAATAAATGGCGCAAAGAAACTTTAGGACTAAAAAACAAACGCACTCTATTTACTAATGACTTAGTGATAGATGGTAAACTCATACCAATTATTTACGGATGTAGTCCGACTGTAATCCCTTTTGATAATAACTGGGGGAGTAATGTGTCAATGGAAGGGTTTTGGTTTTTAGAAGATAAAGAATGGGAGCCACCAAAGGAGCTAGTAAGATTTTTAGAAAGGGGTATATCACCCATTGCAATAGGTTTTAGCAGTATGCCATTAAATAATCCCTTATCGGTTAAGCGTATGTTTGTTGAGGCGTTAGAAAGAACTGGACAAAGGGGAATTTTTATATCTGGATGGAGCGGAATTAAGGAAACTGAGAAAAATGATAACATTTTTGTCATAGACTCTATACCCCATTCATGGTTATTTCCTAAAACTAGAGGAATTATTCATCATGGAGGAGCTGGAACGACAGCTGCGGCATTACAGGCGGGTAAGCCAATGCTTATTTGTCCTTTTTCTGGGGATCAACCCTTTTGGGCAACACAAATGAAAAAAATAGGTGTAGCAACATTCCCATTAAAAGAAAACGATATGTCAGTTGAAACGTTTATCGATAGGATAAAAGAGCTACTTAATAATAAAAGGTTAAGGGATACAGCAGAAAGCATCGCAATTAAAATTAATAGTGAAAAAGGGATAGAAAAAACAATTAAATTTATACATGAAAAAATAGTTATGAGCAATAAATAA
- a CDS encoding branched-chain amino acid aminotransferase: protein MSKVDIDWKNLSYNYTKTDFRYVSKWQNGQWDEGALVEDNMLSISEASTALHYGQQSFEGLKAYRRQDGKIQLFRPDQNAKRMQDSCRRLLMPEIPEEKFIDAVKQVVKANEHFVPPYGTGATLYIRPFIIGVGHNIGVKPAPEYLFCIFCLPVGSYFKSGLTPVNFIVTDYDRAAPTGTGRVKVGGNYAASLYPHKLAVEKGFADCIYLDPLTHTKIEEVGAANFFGITKDNKFVTPNSPSILPSITKYSLMHLAKEYLGMEVEERDVLVDNLDEFKEAGACGTAAVITPIGGIHYKDNLHVFYSEKEVGPVTKKLYNTLYGIQFGDVEAPEGWIVEV, encoded by the coding sequence ATGTCAAAGGTAGATATAGATTGGAAAAATTTAAGTTATAATTATACGAAAACGGACTTTCGTTATGTATCGAAATGGCAAAATGGTCAATGGGATGAAGGTGCATTAGTTGAAGATAATATGCTTTCAATAAGTGAAGCCTCAACCGCTCTCCATTACGGTCAACAGTCTTTCGAAGGATTAAAGGCATATCGTAGACAAGATGGCAAGATTCAGTTGTTTAGACCAGATCAAAATGCGAAAAGAATGCAAGATAGTTGTAGAAGGCTTTTGATGCCTGAAATTCCAGAAGAAAAATTTATTGATGCTGTTAAGCAAGTGGTAAAAGCAAACGAGCATTTTGTACCACCATATGGTACCGGCGCTACTTTATATATTAGACCATTTATAATTGGTGTTGGCCATAATATTGGTGTAAAACCTGCTCCTGAATATTTATTCTGTATTTTCTGTCTTCCTGTGGGGTCTTACTTTAAAAGTGGTTTAACTCCTGTAAACTTTATAGTAACAGATTATGATAGAGCTGCACCAACTGGTACAGGAAGGGTTAAAGTTGGTGGAAACTATGCAGCTAGTCTTTATCCTCATAAGTTAGCTGTAGAAAAAGGTTTTGCTGATTGTATTTACTTAGATCCTTTAACTCATACTAAAATAGAAGAAGTAGGCGCAGCAAACTTCTTCGGTATCACTAAAGATAACAAATTTGTTACTCCAAACTCACCTTCAATACTACCAAGCATTACTAAGTATTCTTTAATGCATTTAGCAAAAGAGTACTTGGGTATGGAAGTTGAAGAGAGAGATGTATTAGTTGATAACTTAGATGAGTTTAAAGAAGCAGGGGCTTGTGGAACTGCAGCAGTTATTACTCCTATTGGTGGTATTCACTATAAAGATAATCTACACGTATTCTATAGTGAGAAGGAAGTTGGCCCAGTTACTAAAAAGCTATATAATACGCTTTATGGTATACAATTCGGAGATGTAGAAGCACCTGAAGGATGGATTGTTGAAGTTTAA
- a CDS encoding CAP domain-containing protein, with protein sequence MKRKFLILTIIAILAITGCRGQERPIPRDQLETTQSSIFDMARIEYCKITSDNAEVKSGFGNQFDKIGTLKRNDVVRVLDHVGDWYAVQLDNNRIGCIPTNLAQPVIREDETVTPAPDQQTPDLETDPDVVGIPAEEQEQPARDQRDIALVPTPQAPGTTRTVPGTPDDTRIGQDELAPGGQTPGTQTPQAPEVERTDTRRTPATTEEPPIQQTPARQQPQQQQPAEGPIRELSDQERQMVDLVNQARQQNDLQPLQVDLELTRVARIKSQDMVDQNYFSHYSPTYGSPFEMLDSFGIKYLHAGENLAGNNNVQNAHTALMNSSGHRKNILNPNFTHIGIGVRPSNRYGYIYTQLFISKPR encoded by the coding sequence ATGAAAAGGAAATTTTTAATACTTACTATTATAGCAATTCTTGCTATTACCGGTTGCAGAGGACAAGAACGTCCAATACCAAGAGATCAATTAGAAACTACTCAATCATCTATCTTTGATATGGCACGTATTGAATACTGTAAAATCACCTCAGATAACGCAGAAGTAAAATCTGGGTTTGGTAATCAGTTTGACAAAATTGGTACTCTAAAAAGAAATGATGTTGTTAGAGTATTGGATCATGTAGGGGACTGGTATGCTGTCCAATTAGATAATAATCGAATTGGCTGTATCCCAACAAATTTAGCACAGCCAGTAATTCGTGAGGATGAAACTGTTACTCCTGCTCCTGATCAGCAAACACCTGACTTAGAAACAGATCCTGATGTAGTTGGAATACCTGCTGAAGAACAAGAGCAACCAGCACGAGACCAAAGAGATATTGCACTTGTACCTACTCCGCAGGCCCCTGGAACTACAAGAACCGTCCCAGGTACACCTGATGATACTAGAATTGGCCAAGATGAATTAGCGCCAGGAGGCCAGACTCCAGGAACTCAAACACCTCAAGCTCCAGAAGTAGAAAGAACTGATACTAGGAGAACTCCTGCTACAACAGAAGAGCCTCCTATTCAACAAACCCCAGCCAGACAACAACCTCAACAACAGCAACCAGCTGAAGGACCTATTAGAGAATTGTCTGATCAGGAAAGACAAATGGTAGATTTAGTTAACCAAGCAAGGCAGCAGAATGATCTTCAGCCTTTACAGGTTGATTTAGAATTAACTAGAGTCGCTAGAATAAAATCTCAAGATATGGTTGACCAAAACTACTTTAGTCATTATTCTCCGACCTATGGAAGTCCTTTTGAGATGTTAGATTCATTCGGAATAAAATACTTGCACGCAGGTGAAAACTTAGCAGGTAATAACAATGTTCAAAATGCTCATACTGCATTAATGAATTCTAGTGGTCATAGAAAAAACATATTGAATCCAAACTTTACTCATATCGGTATTGGAGTCAGACCTAGTAATAGATACGGATATATCTATACTCAATTGTTTATCAGCAAACCTAGATAG
- a CDS encoding tetratricopeptide repeat protein, which translates to MKDQDYMFKNYKILGNTFKEQNQLHKALDFFNKAYNCRGGDNDNELLLDMGLIYDELEDYTSAEKKYLEVIENNPEDARGYYSLGMTYDNQKDYLRAISYYKKAIEIDPLYDKAYFFIANAYDEMGNKRKAVEYYNKTAEVNPLYFWAYVNSGCIYEELDENEKALMMMERALSIESNNYKALFNMGVILNKLGKTEESINYYKEAINVNPNFAFSFLNLAIILKEKKEYEEAVKVLDKGISYNANVSVLYYNRACILVHLDKIENALEDIKMALLLNPGLKQYTKLDEELKVLEGIEEFTDLFH; encoded by the coding sequence ATGAAAGATCAGGATTATATGTTCAAAAACTATAAAATACTTGGAAATACTTTTAAGGAGCAAAACCAATTACATAAAGCCTTAGATTTTTTCAATAAGGCATATAATTGTAGAGGTGGAGACAATGATAATGAATTATTGCTAGATATGGGCTTAATTTATGATGAACTGGAGGATTACACATCTGCTGAAAAAAAATATCTTGAGGTTATTGAAAATAACCCGGAGGATGCGAGAGGTTATTATAGTTTAGGTATGACTTATGATAATCAAAAAGACTATTTAAGAGCAATTAGCTATTACAAAAAAGCTATCGAGATTGATCCTCTATATGATAAAGCATACTTTTTTATTGCTAATGCTTATGATGAAATGGGTAATAAAAGAAAGGCTGTTGAATATTACAACAAAACTGCAGAGGTAAATCCTCTCTATTTTTGGGCTTATGTAAATTCTGGATGTATTTATGAGGAATTAGATGAAAATGAGAAAGCACTTATGATGATGGAGAGGGCATTGAGTATAGAGAGTAATAATTATAAGGCTTTATTTAATATGGGGGTAATACTAAACAAGCTGGGAAAAACTGAAGAGAGTATTAATTATTATAAGGAGGCAATAAATGTAAATCCGAATTTTGCATTTAGTTTTTTGAACTTAGCAATTATATTAAAAGAAAAGAAAGAATATGAAGAGGCTGTGAAAGTTTTAGATAAAGGAATAAGCTATAATGCCAATGTATCCGTTTTATACTATAATAGAGCTTGTATTTTAGTGCATCTAGATAAAATAGAGAATGCACTTGAGGATATTAAAATGGCACTTCTATTAAATCCTGGACTTAAGCAATACACTAAATTAGATGAAGAGTTAAAGGTGCTTGAGGGTATAGAGGAATTCACTGATTTATTTCACTAA
- a CDS encoding tocopherol cyclase family protein produces the protein MPSLYKLFNPEIFQGNLHKKNYFEGWYIKLISSCHNHVWAIIPGISLDKDGDGHCFIQLINGINNESYYFTYHISKYKYSNDKFEVIIDRNYFSPEYIELNLKNKDIEVNGSLSFENIVKFPKKLFSPGIMGPFSFIPFMECYHGIVNIHHEINGTLKVNSNDVNFSDGYGYIEKNWGKSFPKSWIWIQCNHFVEKPISLMFSIARIPLMSFSFVGFISFLKVNKKFYTFATHTGAKIELLNWENNKIKILLKDFRYKLLVCGELNIGGKLKAPVNGLMTRDIIESISSTVFFRLYSFDGILLEEGFGTNCGMEVCGEITELS, from the coding sequence ATGCCTAGTTTATATAAGCTATTTAACCCAGAAATATTCCAAGGAAATCTTCATAAAAAGAACTATTTTGAAGGATGGTATATTAAATTAATTAGCAGTTGTCATAATCATGTATGGGCTATAATTCCTGGAATTTCATTAGACAAAGATGGAGATGGACATTGTTTTATACAATTAATAAATGGTATAAATAACGAAAGCTATTATTTTACATATCACATTTCCAAATATAAGTATTCAAATGATAAGTTTGAAGTTATTATTGATAGAAATTATTTTAGCCCTGAATATATAGAACTCAATCTAAAAAATAAGGATATTGAGGTAAATGGAAGTTTAAGCTTTGAAAATATAGTTAAATTTCCTAAAAAACTTTTTTCACCAGGTATTATGGGCCCCTTTTCCTTTATACCTTTTATGGAGTGCTATCATGGTATAGTCAACATTCATCACGAAATTAATGGAACTTTAAAAGTAAATTCTAATGACGTTAATTTTTCAGATGGCTATGGATATATTGAAAAAAATTGGGGAAAATCCTTCCCAAAATCATGGATTTGGATTCAATGTAATCACTTTGTTGAAAAACCTATTTCTTTAATGTTTTCAATTGCTAGAATTCCTTTAATGAGTTTTTCTTTTGTTGGATTTATTTCCTTTTTAAAAGTAAATAAGAAGTTTTATACCTTTGCTACCCATACTGGAGCTAAAATTGAATTATTAAACTGGGAGAATAATAAAATAAAAATACTCCTTAAAGATTTCAGGTATAAACTTTTGGTATGTGGAGAGCTAAACATAGGTGGTAAGCTAAAAGCCCCTGTAAATGGCTTAATGACTCGTGATATTATTGAAAGTATTTCCTCAACTGTATTCTTCAGACTTTATTCTTTCGATGGCATTTTGTTAGAAGAAGGATTTGGAACTAATTGTGGTATGGAGGTATGTGGAGAAATCACTGAACTTTCTTAA
- a CDS encoding FAD-dependent oxidoreductase, whose translation MNNIDICNMHSNSYWIDSTPETDYPSLNENITVDVAIVGGGMVGITTAYLLKQEGLSVAVLEADKIILGTTGNTTAKITSQHGLIYADLISTFGEERAKLYADANEQAIKTISTIVSDNDIDCDFSWQSAYVYTRSEDYVEKIQDEVEAAISLGIEATYREEIPLPFTVKGAIEFKNQAQFHPRKYLLSLAKQIPGQGSYIFENTKAIDIVEDTPLEIMTDSDYKVKAKYVIVASHYPFYDNPGLYFTRIYQERSYILGVKIKEEFPEGMYISAEKPTRSLRSQPFEEGKLVLIGGEHHKTGQGEAPSKHYDNLKTFVEGIYNIESIPYKWSAQDCSTVDNVPYIGKLTSTTPNIFVATGFGKWGMTNSTVSALILKDLITKGQSPWSEVYDPTRFNPGASIRNYLKENLDVAKHFILGKLQSPANNISVQEGEGKVVEIHDKRVGVFRDSNGELHFVDTTCSHLGCEVQWNDAEKSWDCPCHGSRFTYRGEVIEGPAIDPLDTLIIDDFEDESN comes from the coding sequence ATGAATAATATAGACATTTGCAATATGCATTCAAACTCATATTGGATTGATTCTACACCAGAAACGGATTACCCATCCTTGAACGAAAATATCACAGTAGATGTTGCTATCGTTGGCGGTGGAATGGTCGGAATTACAACTGCGTATTTACTTAAACAAGAAGGCCTATCTGTGGCAGTTTTAGAAGCAGATAAAATAATACTCGGTACAACCGGGAATACTACAGCAAAAATAACCTCTCAACATGGTTTAATATATGCTGACTTAATTAGCACTTTTGGTGAAGAAAGGGCAAAATTATATGCAGATGCAAATGAGCAAGCTATCAAAACTATTTCCACTATAGTTAGTGACAACGACATTGACTGTGATTTTAGCTGGCAATCAGCCTACGTATATACACGATCTGAAGATTATGTTGAAAAAATTCAAGATGAGGTAGAAGCAGCCATTAGCCTAGGTATAGAAGCTACTTATAGAGAGGAAATTCCCCTACCCTTTACGGTAAAAGGGGCTATTGAGTTTAAAAATCAGGCTCAATTTCACCCTCGTAAATACTTATTAAGTCTTGCAAAACAAATTCCGGGTCAAGGTAGCTATATTTTTGAAAATACTAAAGCCATTGATATAGTAGAGGATACTCCTTTGGAGATAATGACTGACTCAGATTATAAAGTCAAAGCTAAATATGTTATAGTAGCTTCACACTACCCGTTTTACGATAATCCAGGTTTATACTTTACGAGAATATATCAAGAAAGATCCTATATTCTAGGTGTAAAAATAAAAGAAGAGTTTCCAGAAGGTATGTATATTAGTGCCGAGAAACCAACCCGTTCCTTAAGATCTCAGCCCTTTGAAGAAGGGAAATTAGTTTTAATTGGTGGTGAGCATCATAAGACTGGACAGGGAGAGGCTCCCTCTAAGCATTACGATAACCTAAAAACTTTTGTTGAGGGCATCTACAATATTGAATCAATCCCCTATAAATGGTCTGCTCAAGATTGCTCCACTGTAGATAACGTGCCCTATATTGGTAAATTAACTTCTACAACACCCAATATATTTGTCGCAACAGGCTTCGGAAAGTGGGGCATGACTAATAGTACTGTGTCCGCATTAATATTAAAAGACTTGATTACAAAAGGGCAGAGCCCCTGGTCAGAAGTATATGATCCAACAAGATTTAATCCAGGTGCTTCTATAAGAAACTATTTAAAAGAAAATTTAGATGTAGCAAAACACTTTATCTTAGGTAAACTTCAGTCTCCTGCTAACAATATTTCAGTTCAAGAGGGTGAAGGTAAGGTTGTAGAGATTCATGATAAAAGAGTGGGAGTTTTCCGTGATAGTAATGGAGAGCTACACTTTGTAGATACGACTTGTTCCCATTTAGGCTGTGAGGTTCAATGGAATGATGCAGAAAAATCATGGGACTGTCCTTGCCATGGTTCTAGATTTACCTATAGAGGTGAGGTAATAGAAGGCCCAGCTATAGACCCATTAGACACCTTAATAATTGATGATTTTGAAGATGAGAGTAATTAG
- a CDS encoding DUF2325 domain-containing protein, whose amino-acid sequence MKALLVGADKLGNIPNTLMNYGVQDYIHWDGRKKKMRSLDIPAEVGMVVVFYDFIEHNITKIIKEKAKQKDIPCIFSKRSISDIAVQMEKCTNCNLCKN is encoded by the coding sequence ATGAAGGCTTTATTAGTGGGAGCAGATAAATTAGGGAATATTCCAAATACATTAATGAACTACGGTGTGCAGGATTATATTCACTGGGACGGAAGAAAAAAGAAGATGAGAAGTTTGGATATTCCTGCAGAGGTAGGCATGGTAGTTGTCTTTTATGACTTTATAGAGCACAATATAACTAAAATTATAAAGGAAAAGGCTAAACAAAAAGATATTCCTTGTATATTTAGTAAAAGATCAATTAGTGATATAGCTGTTCAAATGGAAAAGTGTACTAACTGTAATCTGTGCAAGAACTAA
- a CDS encoding ABC transporter ATP-binding protein, translating to MIKLIRVRKLYKSTEAVKGIDMEIREGEILGLLGPNGAGKSTTISIISTLFPPTEGQVIFEGQDIVKNPKAIRRLLGMVPQEIALYPELSAYENLKFFGKLYGLNGAELESKIDEVLNIIGMSEKAKTPVKTYSGGMKRRVNIGCALLHNPKILIMDEPTVGIDTQSRTYILETVKKLNREGMTIVYTSHYMDEVEYLCDRIYIMDDGHIIAQGTKEELKASMTKENTIIINFEYINNNLVDAIKSMQDVKSLIVEGDTIKVTCEKNSNLLQKTLLIAQDLDCVITSFFVKEPTLEDVFLSKTGRTLRD from the coding sequence ATGATTAAGTTGATCAGGGTTAGAAAATTATATAAAAGTACTGAGGCCGTAAAGGGAATTGATATGGAAATAAGGGAAGGGGAAATACTTGGTTTGCTTGGACCAAATGGGGCAGGAAAATCAACTACAATTTCTATTATATCAACCTTGTTCCCACCGACGGAGGGACAAGTCATCTTTGAGGGGCAGGATATAGTCAAAAATCCTAAAGCTATTAGAAGGTTATTGGGTATGGTACCTCAGGAGATAGCCTTATATCCTGAATTATCTGCTTATGAGAATCTTAAGTTTTTCGGAAAGTTATACGGGTTAAATGGGGCAGAGCTGGAATCGAAAATAGATGAAGTTTTAAATATTATAGGGATGAGTGAAAAGGCAAAAACTCCAGTTAAAACATATTCCGGGGGAATGAAAAGAAGGGTTAATATAGGCTGTGCTTTGCTTCATAATCCTAAAATATTAATAATGGATGAGCCGACAGTCGGAATAGATACTCAATCAAGAACTTATATTTTAGAGACTGTTAAAAAGCTCAATAGGGAAGGTATGACTATAGTTTATACAAGTCACTATATGGATGAAGTCGAGTACTTATGTGATAGAATATATATTATGGATGATGGACACATAATAGCTCAAGGTACAAAGGAAGAGTTAAAAGCAAGCATGACTAAGGAGAATACAATCATAATAAATTTTGAATATATTAATAATAATTTAGTTGATGCTATTAAAAGTATGCAGGATGTTAAGTCTTTAATAGTTGAAGGGGACACAATAAAGGTTACTTGTGAAAAAAACTCTAACTTACTCCAAAAAACTTTACTAATAGCTCAAGATTTAGACTGCGTAATTACATCTTTTTTTGTAAAGGAGCCTACGTTAGAAGACGTGTTCCTAAGTAAGACGGGAAGAACTTTGAGGGATTAA
- the asnS gene encoding asparagine--tRNA ligase — protein sequence MKATLIREIFKDTASYENQQIKVQGWIRTVRASKAFGFIELNDGSFFKNVQVVFEENLSNFKEISKLSISTAITVVGELVITPNSKQPFEIKAVEINVDALADLDYPLQKKRHSFEFLREIAHLRPRSNTFSAVFRVRSIAAYAVHRFFQEKGFVYVHTPIITTSDCEGAGEMFRVSTLDFHNMPLNEEKNIDFTKDFFGKETSLTVSGQLNVEAYAMAFRNVYTFGPTFRAENSNTARHAAEFWMIEPEISFADLQDDMELAEEMLKYIINYVLENAPDEIEFFNNFVDKGLKERLNLVVNSEFGKVTYTEAIDILKNSGEQFEYPVEWGSDLQTEHERYLTEKAFKKPLFVTDYPKDIKAFYMKLNDDNKTVAAMDLLVPGVGEIIGGSQREDRLDILEERMTAMGLSKEDYWWYLDLRKYGGVKHAGFGLGFERAIMYMTGITNIRDVISYPRTPKTAEF from the coding sequence ATGAAAGCAACATTGATAAGAGAAATCTTTAAGGATACTGCTTCTTATGAAAATCAACAAATAAAAGTACAAGGCTGGATTAGAACTGTAAGAGCATCTAAAGCTTTTGGTTTTATTGAATTAAATGACGGGAGTTTTTTCAAAAATGTTCAAGTTGTTTTTGAAGAGAATTTGAGTAACTTTAAAGAAATATCTAAATTATCTATTAGTACTGCAATTACAGTCGTAGGAGAATTAGTAATTACACCAAATTCAAAGCAACCCTTTGAAATTAAAGCTGTAGAGATAAATGTAGATGCCTTAGCTGATTTAGATTATCCTTTACAAAAGAAAAGACATTCATTTGAATTTTTAAGAGAAATTGCACATCTAAGACCTAGAAGCAATACATTTTCAGCAGTTTTTAGAGTACGTTCTATTGCTGCTTATGCTGTCCATAGGTTTTTCCAAGAAAAAGGTTTTGTATATGTACATACACCAATCATCACTACTAGTGACTGCGAGGGCGCTGGTGAAATGTTTAGGGTTTCAACGTTAGATTTTCATAATATGCCTTTAAACGAAGAAAAAAATATTGATTTTACAAAAGACTTCTTCGGAAAAGAGACAAGTTTGACAGTTAGCGGACAGTTAAATGTGGAAGCCTATGCAATGGCGTTTAGAAATGTTTATACCTTTGGACCAACCTTTAGAGCAGAGAATTCTAATACTGCAAGACATGCAGCTGAGTTTTGGATGATTGAACCAGAAATCTCCTTTGCTGATTTACAGGATGATATGGAATTAGCAGAAGAAATGCTAAAATATATTATTAATTATGTTTTAGAAAATGCACCTGATGAAATAGAGTTCTTTAATAACTTTGTTGATAAAGGTCTTAAAGAGCGTCTAAATCTTGTAGTGAATTCTGAATTTGGAAAAGTTACTTATACAGAGGCAATAGATATACTTAAAAACTCTGGCGAACAGTTTGAATACCCAGTTGAGTGGGGAAGTGATCTTCAAACAGAGCATGAAAGATATTTAACAGAGAAAGCATTTAAGAAGCCTTTATTTGTTACAGATTATCCAAAAGATATTAAAGCATTTTATATGAAATTAAATGATGACAATAAAACCGTTGCGGCTATGGACTTATTAGTTCCAGGTGTAGGTGAAATAATAGGTGGTAGTCAAAGAGAAGATAGATTAGACATATTAGAGGAAAGAATGACTGCCATGGGATTAAGTAAAGAAGACTATTGGTGGTATTTAGATCTAAGAAAATATGGAGGAGTTAAACATGCAGGCTTCGGACTTGGGTTTGAGAGAGCGATTATGTACATGACAGGAATTACTAATATAAGAGATGTAATATCTTATCCTAGAACCCCAAAAACTGCAGAGTTTTAA
- a CDS encoding accessory gene regulator ArgB-like protein codes for MIREKANFINKIAEEQKLSRDDTEVILFGYNLLVNSILGFVSILGVAYILGIFLTVLVATITAAFFRAFTGGAHANSPTKCILFGACIFNLLGLITVHLNNAISNTNYIGTLFIMVISIAVISFYLYAPADAPGKPITAKVHRKKLKTLAFISLLIWGIFMMVCFRGATMPQQLVLASCLGLIWQSVSLWPITYMLFGHK; via the coding sequence ATGATTAGAGAAAAGGCTAATTTCATTAATAAAATAGCTGAAGAACAAAAGTTAAGTCGTGATGATACAGAAGTGATTCTATTTGGATACAATTTATTAGTTAACAGTATTCTCGGCTTTGTTTCAATCTTGGGAGTAGCCTATATTTTAGGCATATTTCTAACGGTTTTAGTAGCTACGATAACTGCAGCATTTTTTCGGGCTTTTACTGGGGGGGCACATGCAAACAGCCCTACTAAGTGTATCCTATTTGGAGCCTGCATTTTTAATTTACTAGGTTTAATAACTGTTCATTTAAACAATGCTATTTCAAATACAAATTACATAGGAACATTGTTTATTATGGTGATTAGCATTGCGGTCATTAGTTTTTACTTATATGCACCGGCAGATGCACCGGGAAAACCTATAACTGCCAAGGTACATAGAAAAAAATTGAAGACATTAGCATTTATTTCTCTTTTAATTTGGGGTATCTTTATGATGGTTTGCTTTAGGGGAGCGACCATGCCACAGCAGCTTGTTTTAGCCAGTTGCTTAGGTTTGATTTGGCAAAGTGTATCACTATGGCCAATAACTTATATGTTATTTGGGCACAAATAA
- a CDS encoding cyclic lactone autoinducer peptide, with amino-acid sequence MKKKLVSLFVTLLTFLALTNVAAASTITFYQPELPNKFKK; translated from the coding sequence ATGAAAAAGAAATTAGTTTCTTTATTTGTAACTCTATTGACTTTTTTAGCTCTAACTAATGTGGCAGCAGCATCAACTATAACGTTTTATCAACCAGAATTACCAAACAAGTTTAAAAAATAA